In Azospirillum ramasamyi, one DNA window encodes the following:
- the rbbA gene encoding ribosome-associated ATPase/putative transporter RbbA, giving the protein MTPASAVSLSGVRHRYGGTVALEHVALDIPTGTSVAIIGPDGVGKSTLLGLISTAKKIQEGSVRVLGTDVSDRHGRAALQPRIAYMPQGLGRNLYAELTVAENLQFFGRLFGLDAAERRRRIADLLESTGLAPFPDRPAGKLSGGMKQKLGLCCALLHDPDLLILDEPTTGVDPLSRRQFWELIDRIRAGRPGMTVLVATSYMDEAERFDQVVMMNAGRLLAYDTPAAVKAQTGAADLEGAFVALLPENARRGYERLTVPPRPPEPVGAEPAIEAIGLTRRFGDFTAVSDVSFRIGRGEIFGFLGSNGCGKTTTMKMLTGLLPASAGEARLFGKPVDAGDLESRRRVGYMAQAFSLYGELTVRQNLDLHARLFDLADADSRLAALVKRFGLSPYIDAVADRLPLGVRQRLSLAVAILHGPELLILDEPTSGVDPVARDQFWRDLIALSRDQGVTIFVSTHFMNEAARCDRVAFMNAGRVIASGPPDELRRQQQADSLDDAFIGFMRQAEGEQTEENRPLPPREREGPHEVGSVRGVPSIPNPMDQIPMDQIPMAQPPMASGLSPHPSHAPHGPLSSPGAGEGGSSFSRRRLLAYAWRETLELRRDPVRLTVALLGTVLLMLVFGFGITMDVENLSFAVLDHDRTPESRAYIEQFDGSRSFRATPPAVDARDLALRLQRGEASLTIEIPEGFGRDLRRGRVPEVAVRIDGAMPFRAETIQGYVSGLHQRFIQDAALAAGVSLPTAAATVEMRYRYNQAFRSLDAMVPAVIGLLLVFIPAILAALGVVREKELGSITNLYVTPVTRLEFLLGKQLPYIALATFNLLLMVVMAVLLFGVSVKGSLVGLLLGGLIYVVATTALGLLISVFTSTQTAAVFGTAIVTMLPATQFSGMLQPVSTLEGGAWLFGTLFPTTHFLKLSVGAFTKGLGLTELLPFILATAAFVPVFLALGVAFLPKQER; this is encoded by the coding sequence ATGACCCCCGCCTCCGCCGTCTCGCTGTCCGGCGTGCGGCACCGCTATGGCGGGACGGTGGCGCTGGAGCATGTGGCTCTCGACATTCCCACCGGCACCAGCGTCGCGATCATCGGCCCGGACGGCGTCGGCAAATCGACCCTGCTCGGCCTGATCTCCACCGCCAAGAAGATCCAAGAGGGCAGCGTCCGCGTGCTCGGCACCGACGTTTCCGACCGCCATGGCCGCGCCGCGCTCCAGCCGCGCATCGCCTACATGCCGCAGGGGCTCGGCCGCAACCTCTACGCCGAGCTGACCGTCGCCGAGAATCTCCAGTTCTTCGGCCGCCTGTTCGGCCTCGACGCCGCGGAGCGCCGGCGCCGCATCGCCGACCTGCTGGAATCCACCGGCCTCGCCCCTTTTCCCGACCGCCCAGCCGGCAAGCTGTCCGGCGGCATGAAGCAGAAGCTCGGCCTGTGCTGCGCCCTGCTGCACGACCCCGACCTGCTGATCCTCGACGAGCCGACGACCGGCGTCGATCCGCTCTCCCGCCGCCAGTTCTGGGAGCTGATCGACCGCATCCGCGCCGGCCGTCCCGGCATGACGGTGCTGGTCGCCACCTCCTACATGGACGAGGCCGAGCGCTTCGACCAGGTGGTGATGATGAACGCCGGCCGCCTGCTGGCCTACGATACCCCCGCCGCGGTGAAGGCGCAGACCGGCGCCGCCGATCTGGAGGGGGCGTTCGTCGCCCTGCTGCCGGAGAATGCCCGGCGCGGCTACGAACGCCTGACCGTTCCGCCCCGCCCGCCCGAGCCCGTCGGCGCGGAGCCGGCGATCGAGGCGATCGGCCTGACCCGCCGCTTCGGCGATTTCACCGCGGTGTCGGACGTCAGCTTCCGCATCGGCCGCGGCGAGATCTTCGGCTTCCTGGGGTCCAACGGCTGCGGCAAGACCACCACGATGAAGATGCTGACCGGCCTCCTGCCCGCCAGCGCCGGCGAGGCGAGGCTGTTCGGCAAGCCGGTGGACGCCGGCGATCTGGAAAGCCGCCGCCGCGTCGGCTACATGGCGCAGGCCTTCTCGCTCTATGGCGAGCTGACGGTGCGCCAGAACCTGGACCTGCACGCCCGCCTGTTCGACCTCGCCGACGCCGACAGCCGGCTGGCGGCGCTGGTCAAGCGCTTCGGCCTGTCGCCCTACATCGACGCGGTGGCCGACAGGCTTCCGCTCGGCGTGCGGCAGCGGCTGTCCCTGGCCGTCGCCATCCTGCACGGGCCGGAACTGCTGATCCTCGACGAGCCGACCTCCGGCGTCGATCCGGTGGCGCGCGACCAGTTCTGGCGCGACCTGATCGCGCTTTCGCGCGACCAGGGGGTGACGATCTTCGTTTCCACCCATTTCATGAACGAGGCGGCGCGCTGCGACCGGGTGGCCTTCATGAACGCCGGCCGCGTCATCGCCTCCGGCCCCCCCGACGAGCTGCGCCGCCAACAGCAGGCCGACAGCCTGGACGACGCCTTCATCGGTTTCATGCGCCAGGCGGAGGGGGAGCAAACCGAGGAGAATCGCCCTCTCCCGCCCCGGGAGAGGGAGGGGCCCCACGAAGTGGGGAGTGTGAGGGGTGTTCCAAGCATCCCGAACCCCATGGACCAGATCCCCATGGACCAGATCCCCATGGCCCAGCCCCCCATGGCTTCCGGCCTCTCCCCTCACCCTTCCCATGCTCCGCATGGGCCCCTTTCCTCTCCCGGGGCGGGAGAGGGAGGCTCCTCCTTCTCCCGCCGCCGCCTGCTGGCCTACGCATGGCGCGAGACGCTGGAGCTGCGCCGCGATCCCGTCCGCCTGACCGTCGCCCTGCTCGGCACCGTGCTGCTGATGCTGGTCTTCGGCTTCGGCATCACCATGGACGTGGAGAATCTGAGCTTCGCCGTGCTCGACCACGACCGCACGCCGGAAAGCCGCGCCTATATCGAGCAGTTCGACGGCTCGCGCAGCTTCCGCGCCACCCCGCCGGCCGTGGATGCCCGCGACCTCGCGCTGCGCCTGCAGCGGGGCGAGGCGTCGCTGACCATCGAGATCCCCGAGGGCTTCGGCCGCGACCTGCGCCGCGGCCGGGTGCCGGAGGTGGCGGTGCGCATCGACGGCGCCATGCCTTTCCGGGCGGAGACCATCCAGGGCTACGTCTCCGGCCTGCACCAGCGCTTCATCCAGGACGCCGCCCTCGCCGCCGGCGTCTCCCTGCCCACCGCGGCGGCCACCGTGGAGATGCGCTACCGCTACAACCAGGCCTTCCGCAGCCTCGACGCCATGGTCCCGGCCGTCATCGGCCTGCTGCTGGTCTTCATCCCCGCCATCCTCGCCGCGCTCGGCGTGGTGCGGGAGAAGGAGCTGGGCTCCATCACCAACCTCTACGTCACCCCGGTGACGCGGCTGGAATTCCTGCTGGGCAAGCAGTTGCCCTACATCGCGCTCGCCACCTTCAACCTGCTGCTGATGGTGGTGATGGCCGTCCTGCTGTTCGGCGTGTCGGTGAAGGGCAGTCTCGTGGGGCTGTTGCTGGGCGGGCTGATCTATGTGGTGGCGACCACGGCGCTGGGGCTGCTGATCTCCGTCTTCACCTCGACCCAGACGGCGGCGGTGTTCGGCACCGCCATCGTCACCATGCTGCCGGCCACCCAGTTCTCCGGGATGCTTCAGCCGGTCTCGACCCTGGAAGGCGGGGCGTGGCTGTTCGGCACGCTGTTCCCGACCACCCATTTCCTGAAGCTGTCGGTCGGCGCCTTCACCAAGGGCCTGGGCCTGACGGAACTCCTCCCCTTCATCCTGGCGACCGCCGCCTTCGTCCCCGTCTTCCTGGCGCTGGGCGTCGCCTTCCTGCCGAAGCAGGAGCGCTGA
- the pgmG gene encoding phosphoglucomutase/phosphomannomutase PgmG, which yields MSEAHTFHPTVLREYDIRGIVGKTLTPADARAVGRSFGTVVVRQGGKTVCVGYDGRLSSPELEEALVEGLVSTGLHVLRIGLGPTPMLYFATRDRDAAAGIMITGSHNPPDYNGIKMMLGKGPVYGQQILDLGTMAAKADWVQGQGSSEKIDVQDEYVARLLKDYDGTRDLKVAWDAGNGAAGEILRRLTAKLPGEHILLFDEIDGNFPNHHPDPTVEANLVDLKKAVAEHGCDLGIGFDGDGDRIGAIDHKGRVVWGDQLVALYAADVLKSHPGATIIADVKASQALFDEIAKHGGNPLMWKTGHSLLKAKMAETGSPLAGEMSGHIFFADKWYGFDDALYCGVRLVGLVSKLNTTLAALRDALPDMLNTPETRFQIDEERKFAVVEEVKGRVKASGAKVNDIDGVRVTTDDGWWLLRASNTQDVLVARAESYSQEGLERLKTALIEQLVASGLSAPSFEGGGSH from the coding sequence ATGAGCGAAGCCCATACCTTCCACCCCACGGTGCTGCGCGAGTACGACATCCGCGGCATCGTCGGCAAGACGCTGACTCCCGCCGACGCCCGCGCGGTCGGCCGCTCCTTCGGCACCGTGGTGGTGCGCCAGGGCGGCAAGACGGTCTGCGTCGGCTATGACGGCCGTCTGTCCTCGCCGGAACTGGAGGAGGCGCTGGTCGAGGGGCTGGTTTCCACCGGCCTGCACGTCCTGCGCATCGGGCTCGGCCCCACGCCGATGCTGTATTTCGCCACCCGCGACCGCGATGCGGCGGCCGGCATCATGATCACCGGCTCGCACAACCCGCCGGACTACAACGGCATCAAGATGATGTTGGGCAAGGGCCCGGTCTATGGCCAGCAGATCCTCGATCTCGGCACCATGGCGGCCAAGGCCGACTGGGTGCAGGGCCAGGGCTCGTCGGAGAAGATCGACGTCCAGGACGAGTATGTCGCCCGTCTGCTGAAGGACTATGACGGCACGCGCGACCTGAAGGTCGCCTGGGACGCCGGCAACGGCGCGGCGGGCGAAATCCTGCGCCGCCTGACCGCCAAGCTGCCGGGCGAGCATATCCTGCTGTTCGACGAGATCGACGGCAACTTCCCCAACCACCATCCCGATCCGACGGTCGAGGCCAATCTGGTCGACCTGAAGAAGGCGGTGGCGGAGCATGGCTGCGACCTCGGCATCGGCTTCGACGGCGACGGCGACCGCATCGGCGCCATCGACCACAAGGGCCGCGTGGTGTGGGGCGACCAGCTGGTCGCGCTCTATGCCGCCGACGTGCTGAAGAGCCATCCGGGCGCCACCATCATCGCCGACGTCAAGGCCAGCCAGGCCCTGTTCGACGAGATCGCCAAGCATGGCGGCAACCCGCTGATGTGGAAGACCGGCCACTCGCTGCTCAAGGCCAAGATGGCGGAGACCGGTTCGCCGCTGGCCGGCGAGATGTCGGGCCACATCTTCTTCGCCGACAAGTGGTACGGCTTCGACGACGCGCTGTATTGCGGCGTCCGCCTCGTCGGGCTGGTCAGCAAGCTGAACACCACGCTGGCCGCGCTGCGCGACGCCCTGCCGGACATGCTCAACACCCCGGAGACCCGCTTCCAGATCGACGAGGAACGCAAGTTCGCTGTGGTCGAGGAGGTCAAGGGCCGGGTCAAGGCGTCGGGCGCCAAGGTCAACGACATCGACGGCGTCCGCGTGACGACCGACGACGGCTGGTGGCTGCTGCGCGCGTCCAACACTCAGGACGTTCTGGTGGCCCGCGCCGAGTCCTACAGCCAGGAAGGTCTGGAGCGGCTGAAGACCGCGCTGATCGAGCAGCTGGTGGCCTCGGGGCTGAGCGCGCCGTCCTTCGAGGGCGGCGGATCGCACTGA
- a CDS encoding ABC transporter permease, which translates to MMRFLRNSLTLARKEWISLLRDVFMLAFVVYSFTFSVYSQATGISHDLHNAAIAIVDEDNSTLSQRLISSFRAPEFQRPAMIGHAEVDPAMDAARYTFVLDIPPNFQADVLAGRSPTIQLLIDATAMMQAGIGAGTIQGIIEDEVGRFVRREADGSAAPVDLQLRIAYNEGLDTKWFTGTMSVVSNITMLAVLLAGAALIREREHGTLEHLLVMPVRPAEIMTAKVLANGSVILLLTLVSLYVVLRGMLSVPLAGSVPLFLVGTALYLFFATALGIFLGTVARSMPQLGLLFILIVLPMNMLSGGFTPLESEPEWLQMAMQLSPSTHFVAFAQAILFRGAGFDVVWPRFAATAGIGALFFAWSLARFRRHLASFR; encoded by the coding sequence ATGATGCGCTTCCTCCGCAACAGCCTGACATTGGCGCGCAAGGAATGGATCAGCCTGCTGCGCGACGTCTTCATGCTGGCCTTCGTCGTCTATTCCTTCACCTTCTCGGTCTATTCCCAGGCGACCGGCATCTCGCACGATCTGCACAACGCCGCCATCGCCATCGTCGACGAGGACAATTCCACCCTGTCGCAGCGGCTGATCTCCAGCTTCCGCGCGCCGGAGTTCCAGAGGCCGGCCATGATCGGCCATGCCGAGGTCGATCCGGCGATGGATGCCGCGCGCTACACCTTCGTCCTCGACATCCCGCCGAACTTCCAGGCCGACGTGCTGGCCGGCCGCAGCCCGACGATCCAGCTGCTGATCGACGCCACCGCGATGATGCAGGCCGGCATCGGCGCCGGCACCATCCAGGGCATAATCGAGGACGAGGTCGGCCGCTTCGTCCGCCGCGAGGCCGACGGCAGCGCCGCTCCGGTCGATCTCCAGCTCCGCATCGCCTACAACGAGGGGCTGGATACGAAATGGTTCACCGGCACCATGTCGGTGGTCAGCAACATCACCATGCTGGCGGTGCTGCTGGCCGGCGCCGCCCTGATCCGCGAGCGCGAGCACGGCACGCTGGAGCATCTGCTGGTGATGCCGGTCCGCCCGGCCGAGATCATGACCGCCAAGGTGCTGGCCAACGGCTCGGTGATCCTGCTGCTGACGCTGGTGTCGCTCTACGTGGTGCTGCGCGGCATGCTGTCGGTGCCGCTGGCCGGATCGGTCCCGCTGTTCCTGGTCGGGACGGCGCTCTACCTGTTCTTCGCGACGGCGCTCGGCATCTTCCTCGGCACCGTGGCGCGGTCGATGCCGCAGCTGGGGCTGCTGTTCATCCTGATCGTGCTGCCGATGAACATGCTCTCCGGCGGCTTCACCCCGCTGGAAAGCGAGCCGGAATGGCTGCAGATGGCGATGCAGCTGTCACCCTCGACCCATTTCGTCGCCTTCGCCCAGGCCATCCTGTTCCGCGGAGCGGGCTTCGACGTGGTATGGCCGCGCTTCGCGGCGACCGCCGGCATCGGCGCGCTGTTCTTCGCCTGGAGCCTGGCGCGATTCAGGCGGCATCTGGCGAGCTTCCGGTGA
- a CDS encoding UDP-glucose dehydrogenase family protein, with translation MRIAMIGTGYVGLVSGACFSEFGVHVACVDKDAGKIERLKRGEIPIYEPGLDDLVARNVAAGRLSFTMDLKEAMQGVDAVFIAVGTPSRRGDGHADLSYVYGAAEEIARHLDHYTVVVTKSTVPVGTGREVEAIIRRARPDAEFDVASNPEFLREGSAIGDFMRPDRVVIGATSDRAGDVMRRLYRPLYLIETPIVVTSLETAELTKYAANTFLAAKITFINEIADLCEKVGANVHDVARGIGLDGRIGRKFLHPGPGYGGSCFPKDTLALVRTAQQVGSPLRIIETVVDINDKRKKQMAERIIAACGGSVDGKTVAVLGVAFKPNTDDMRDSPSLDIVPALQAAGAHVRAFDPAAMHEAEKLLPGVEWAKDAYGTLEGADCVAILTEWNEFRALDLRRVKSMLKRPVMIDLRNIYNPEDMAKAGFTYTSIGRPSPAGGMDRG, from the coding sequence ATGCGCATAGCGATGATCGGTACGGGCTATGTCGGCCTGGTCTCCGGCGCCTGCTTTTCCGAGTTCGGCGTGCATGTCGCCTGCGTCGACAAGGACGCCGGCAAGATCGAGCGGCTGAAGCGCGGGGAGATTCCGATCTACGAGCCCGGGCTGGACGACCTCGTCGCCCGCAACGTCGCCGCCGGCCGCCTGTCCTTCACCATGGATCTGAAGGAGGCGATGCAGGGCGTCGATGCCGTGTTCATCGCGGTGGGCACCCCGTCGCGCCGCGGCGACGGCCACGCCGACCTGTCCTATGTCTATGGCGCCGCCGAGGAGATCGCCCGGCATCTCGACCACTACACGGTGGTGGTGACGAAATCGACGGTCCCGGTCGGCACCGGCCGCGAGGTCGAGGCGATCATCCGCCGCGCCCGCCCCGACGCCGAGTTCGACGTCGCCTCCAACCCCGAGTTCCTGCGCGAAGGCTCCGCCATCGGCGACTTCATGCGGCCCGACCGCGTCGTCATCGGCGCCACCTCCGACCGCGCGGGCGACGTGATGCGCCGGCTCTACCGCCCGCTCTACCTGATCGAGACGCCGATCGTGGTGACCTCGCTGGAGACGGCGGAGCTGACCAAATACGCCGCCAACACCTTCCTGGCCGCCAAGATCACCTTCATCAACGAGATCGCCGACCTCTGCGAGAAGGTCGGCGCCAACGTCCACGACGTGGCGCGCGGCATCGGGCTGGACGGACGCATCGGCAGGAAGTTCCTGCACCCCGGTCCGGGCTATGGCGGCTCCTGCTTCCCGAAGGACACGCTGGCGCTGGTCCGCACCGCCCAGCAGGTCGGCAGCCCGCTGCGCATCATCGAGACGGTGGTGGACATCAACGACAAGCGCAAGAAGCAGATGGCCGAGCGCATCATCGCCGCCTGCGGCGGGTCGGTGGACGGCAAGACCGTCGCGGTGCTGGGCGTCGCCTTCAAGCCGAACACCGACGACATGCGCGACAGCCCGTCGCTGGACATCGTCCCGGCGCTGCAGGCGGCGGGCGCCCATGTGCGCGCCTTCGATCCCGCCGCGATGCACGAGGCCGAAAAGCTGCTGCCCGGCGTGGAGTGGGCCAAGGACGCCTACGGCACCTTGGAAGGGGCCGATTGCGTCGCTATTCTCACGGAGTGGAACGAATTCCGCGCGCTCGACCTGCGTCGGGTCAAGTCGATGCTGAAGCGGCCGGTTATGATCGACCTGCGCAACATCTACAACCCAGAGGACATGGCAAAGGCCGGCTTCACCTATACCTCCATCGGCCGGCCGTCGCCGGCCGGCGGGATGGACCGCGGTTAA
- a CDS encoding HlyD family secretion protein yields MTVRRLLIAVVLLAILGAGAAYGWRAMQGNRLPAGFASGNGRIEANEIDVATKYAARVQTIPVQEGDLVEAGAVIATLDTRDLEAQLRSAEAQLRQTRRAREEAAALVAQRSSEADYAAKEMERALVLFGKGHIAEQRVDQARNARRTADAALEAAKSRLASADEAIDAAAGDVDRLTTLVADGVLRAPRKSRVLYRLAEPGEVLGAGGKVATLLDLSNVYMTFFLPTDTAGNLALGADARILLDAVPDTAIPAAVTFVAPRAQFTPKQVETKSERDRMMFRVKARVPESLVTRYIDRVKTGLTGMAYVKLDDAAVWPDWLESRLTRAETSSSSLIPPSPPPQSPSPPRGEGRGEGGAPHDFADNQTPSASQSTPRNPLTLTLSPGGRGDPSQGSRS; encoded by the coding sequence ATGACCGTCAGACGCCTTCTCATCGCCGTCGTCCTGCTGGCGATCCTCGGTGCCGGGGCCGCCTATGGCTGGCGGGCGATGCAGGGCAACCGCCTGCCCGCCGGATTCGCCTCCGGCAACGGCCGGATCGAGGCGAACGAGATCGACGTCGCCACCAAATACGCCGCCCGCGTCCAGACCATCCCGGTGCAGGAGGGCGATCTGGTGGAGGCCGGCGCCGTCATCGCCACGCTCGACACCCGCGACCTGGAGGCGCAGCTCCGTTCCGCCGAGGCCCAGCTGCGCCAGACCCGGCGCGCCCGCGAGGAAGCCGCCGCCCTGGTCGCCCAGCGCAGCAGCGAGGCCGACTACGCCGCCAAGGAGATGGAGCGGGCGCTGGTCCTGTTCGGCAAGGGCCATATCGCCGAACAGCGCGTCGATCAGGCCCGCAACGCCCGCCGCACCGCCGACGCCGCGCTGGAGGCCGCCAAGAGCCGCCTCGCCAGCGCCGACGAGGCCATCGACGCCGCGGCCGGCGACGTGGACCGGCTGACCACTCTGGTCGCCGACGGCGTGCTGAGGGCTCCGCGCAAGTCCCGCGTCCTCTACCGCTTGGCCGAACCCGGCGAGGTTCTCGGGGCCGGCGGCAAGGTGGCGACTCTGCTCGACCTGTCGAACGTCTACATGACCTTCTTCCTGCCGACCGACACCGCGGGAAACCTCGCGCTGGGCGCCGACGCCCGCATCCTGCTGGACGCGGTTCCCGACACCGCGATCCCCGCCGCCGTCACCTTCGTCGCGCCCCGCGCCCAGTTCACGCCCAAGCAGGTGGAAACCAAGTCCGAACGCGACCGCATGATGTTCCGCGTCAAGGCCCGCGTCCCGGAATCGCTGGTCACCCGCTACATCGACCGGGTGAAGACCGGCCTGACCGGCATGGCCTATGTGAAGCTGGACGACGCGGCGGTCTGGCCGGACTGGCTGGAATCGAGGCTGACGCGGGCAGAGACCTCGTCCTCATCCCTTATCCCCCCCTCTCCCCCGCCTCAATCCCCCTCTCCCCCCCGGGGAGAGGGTCGGGGTGAGGGGGGCGCGCCGCATGACTTCGCCGATAATCAGACACCCTCCGCTTCCCAATCCACCCCACGCAACCCCCTCACCCTAACCCTCTCCCCGGGGGGGAGAGGGGATCCCTCGCAAGGGTCGAGGTCATGA
- a CDS encoding MBL fold metallo-hydrolase translates to MSLSLTFHGAAGTVTGSCFRLSTPEGDVLIDCGMFQGTKTIRELNYRPFPFNPASIKAVLLTHAHIDHSGLLPKLTRLGFRGRIHATAGTVDLLEYMLPDSGYIQEGEVERLNRRNRQRGRPPVQAIYTQDDAIRSLRRLRRVEYDRWTEILPGLRARFWQAGHILGSASIEVEARNGASGPTRILFSGDLGPGGKSFHADADGPERPDWMVLETTYGDRDRTDLDEAGRQAVLRAEVSTALAAGGVLLIPVFAVERTQELLYDLDCLFDSGQLPAVDVFLDSPLADAVTGVFRRHLDDLETDGDPFTRSNFHHVRSVQESQRLNSVSGGAIIMAASGMCDAGRIRHHLKNRLWRPQDTVLLVGYQAPGTMGRLLQEGAPRVRIHGEEIAIKAKIRSIDVYSGHADRSTLLDWVEARKGVGHGLFLVHGEESARASIRQALIDRGWAPDSIAQPALDDRLDLAAPRPLEPAERHPRLAPADLGGRDWHNHYAEALLTLRRTLDAAPDDAARERILAGVMGALDTTGNAGKGA, encoded by the coding sequence ATGTCCCTGTCGCTGACCTTCCATGGCGCCGCCGGAACGGTGACCGGTTCCTGCTTCCGCCTCTCCACGCCCGAAGGCGACGTGCTGATCGATTGCGGCATGTTCCAGGGCACCAAGACGATCCGGGAACTGAACTACCGCCCCTTTCCCTTCAATCCGGCCTCGATCAAGGCCGTCCTGCTGACCCATGCCCACATCGACCATTCCGGCCTGCTGCCCAAGCTGACCCGTCTCGGCTTCCGCGGCCGCATCCACGCCACCGCCGGCACGGTGGACCTGCTGGAATACATGCTGCCCGACAGCGGCTACATCCAGGAGGGCGAGGTCGAGCGCCTGAACCGCCGCAACCGCCAGCGCGGCCGTCCGCCGGTCCAGGCGATCTACACCCAGGACGACGCCATCCGCAGCCTGCGCCGGCTCCGCCGAGTCGAGTACGACCGCTGGACCGAGATCCTGCCGGGCCTGCGCGCCCGCTTCTGGCAGGCCGGCCACATCCTGGGCTCGGCCTCCATCGAAGTCGAGGCCAGGAACGGCGCCTCCGGCCCCACCCGCATCCTGTTCTCCGGCGACCTCGGCCCCGGCGGCAAGAGCTTCCACGCCGATGCCGACGGGCCGGAGCGGCCGGACTGGATGGTGCTGGAGACCACCTATGGCGACCGCGACCGCACCGACCTGGACGAGGCGGGCCGGCAGGCGGTGCTGCGCGCCGAGGTGTCCACCGCCCTGGCGGCCGGCGGCGTCCTGCTGATCCCGGTCTTCGCGGTGGAGCGCACGCAGGAACTGCTCTACGACCTCGACTGCCTGTTCGACAGCGGCCAGCTGCCGGCGGTGGACGTCTTCCTCGACTCGCCGCTCGCCGACGCGGTGACCGGCGTCTTCCGCCGCCATCTCGACGATCTGGAGACCGACGGCGATCCCTTCACCCGCAGCAATTTCCACCATGTCCGCAGCGTGCAGGAGAGTCAGCGCCTGAACAGCGTCTCCGGCGGCGCCATCATCATGGCGGCCAGCGGCATGTGCGACGCCGGCCGCATCCGCCACCATCTCAAGAACCGGCTGTGGCGCCCGCAGGACACCGTGCTGCTGGTCGGCTACCAGGCCCCCGGCACGATGGGCCGCCTGCTGCAGGAGGGCGCCCCCCGCGTCCGCATCCATGGCGAGGAGATCGCCATCAAGGCGAAGATACGCTCCATCGACGTCTATTCCGGCCATGCCGACCGCTCCACGCTGCTGGACTGGGTGGAGGCGCGCAAGGGCGTCGGCCATGGCCTGTTCCTGGTCCATGGCGAGGAATCCGCCCGCGCCTCCATCCGGCAGGCGCTGATCGACAGGGGTTGGGCGCCGGATTCCATCGCGCAGCCGGCGCTGGACGACCGGCTCGATCTCGCCGCCCCGCGCCCGCTGGAGCCGGCCGAACGCCACCCGCGCCTCGCCCCCGCCGACCTCGGCGGACGGGACTGGCACAACCATTATGCCGAAGCGCTGTTGACCCTGCGTCGCACGCTGGATGCCGCGCCCGACGACGCGGCGCGGGAACGCATCCTGGCCGGCGTGATGGGCGCGCTCGACACCACCGGCAACGCAGGCAAGGGAGCGTAG
- the galU gene encoding UTP--glucose-1-phosphate uridylyltransferase GalU: protein MRKPVRKVVFPVAGLGTRFLPATKAIPKEMLPLVDRPLLQHAVEEARAAGIEDFVFVTGRSKRAIEDHFDADTELNRTLEERGKMDALEEVRHSEIAPGRCFYTRQQVPLGLGHAVWCARALIGNDPFAIVLPDDFVQGKTPCLKQMVEAYEEVGGNIVAVVDVPRERTSSYGILDVEKDDGRLATVRGLVEKPKPAEAPSTLSIIGRYILQPEIFDHLEKQQRGAGNEIQLTDAMAKLIGNQPFHGLRFEGTRYDCGDKVGFIEATLAHALNRPDMADKVREMLRKYC, encoded by the coding sequence ATGCGGAAACCCGTGCGCAAGGTGGTGTTCCCGGTCGCCGGTCTCGGCACGCGCTTCCTGCCGGCCACCAAGGCAATCCCGAAAGAGATGCTGCCCCTGGTCGACCGCCCCCTGCTGCAGCACGCCGTCGAAGAGGCGCGCGCCGCCGGCATCGAGGATTTCGTTTTCGTCACCGGCCGTTCCAAGCGCGCCATCGAAGACCATTTCGACGCCGACACCGAACTGAACCGCACGCTTGAGGAGCGCGGCAAGATGGACGCGCTGGAGGAGGTCCGCCACAGCGAGATCGCCCCCGGCCGCTGCTTCTACACCCGCCAGCAGGTTCCGCTGGGCCTCGGCCACGCCGTCTGGTGCGCCCGCGCCCTGATCGGCAACGACCCCTTCGCCATCGTGCTGCCCGACGACTTCGTCCAGGGCAAGACCCCCTGCCTGAAGCAGATGGTCGAGGCGTATGAGGAGGTCGGCGGCAACATCGTCGCCGTCGTCGACGTGCCGCGCGAACGCACCAGCAGCTACGGCATCCTGGACGTCGAGAAGGACGACGGCCGTCTGGCCACCGTCCGCGGTCTGGTGGAGAAGCCGAAGCCGGCCGAAGCGCCCTCGACCCTGTCGATCATCGGCCGCTACATCCTGCAGCCGGAAATCTTCGACCATCTGGAAAAGCAGCAGCGCGGCGCCGGCAACGAGATCCAGCTGACCGACGCCATGGCCAAGCTGATCGGCAACCAGCCTTTCCACGGCCTGCGCTTCGAAGGCACCCGCTACGACTGCGGCGACAAGGTCGGCTTCATCGAGGCGACGCTTGCCCACGCGCTGAACCGGCCGGACATGGCCGACAAGGTGCGCGAGATGCTGCGCAAATATTGCTGA